A part of Terriglobales bacterium genomic DNA contains:
- the murI gene encoding glutamate racemase has product MSRRPTIGVFDSGVGGLTVLKELVRLVPDADYLYFGDTARLPYGSKSPETVARFALEAVSFLQQQGAEFMVIACNTASALALEAIKKAVKIPVLGVIEPGAERAAAASLHRTALVIGTEATIGSHAYQRALAARGVMALEKACPLFVPLIEEGWIEHSVTQTVAHTYLDEFFQDPKTGPDTLVLGCTHYPLIKQILRGVAPWRVEIVDSAESTAYAAVKELAKLPPMLPTIKPAEQRTMPRMRFFATDSVERFRRQGEMFMGHSIGNVRHVDIGA; this is encoded by the coding sequence GTGAGCAGACGACCAACCATCGGTGTCTTCGATTCCGGCGTGGGCGGGCTGACCGTGCTCAAGGAGCTGGTGCGCCTGGTGCCCGACGCCGACTACCTCTACTTCGGCGACACTGCCCGCCTGCCCTACGGCTCCAAGTCGCCGGAGACGGTCGCCAGGTTTGCGCTCGAGGCCGTGAGCTTCCTCCAGCAACAAGGCGCCGAGTTCATGGTCATTGCCTGCAACACCGCCAGCGCCTTGGCCCTGGAGGCGATCAAGAAGGCGGTCAAGATCCCGGTGCTGGGCGTCATCGAGCCGGGCGCCGAGCGGGCCGCGGCAGCCAGCCTGCACCGCACCGCGCTGGTCATCGGCACCGAGGCCACTATCGGCAGCCATGCCTACCAGCGCGCGCTCGCCGCCCGCGGCGTCATGGCGCTGGAGAAGGCGTGCCCGCTGTTCGTTCCCCTGATCGAGGAAGGCTGGATCGAGCACAGCGTGACCCAGACCGTGGCCCATACCTACCTCGACGAGTTCTTCCAGGACCCCAAGACCGGCCCGGACACGCTGGTGTTGGGCTGCACGCACTATCCGCTCATCAAGCAGATCCTGCGCGGGGTCGCGCCGTGGCGGGTGGAGATCGTGGACTCGGCCGAATCGACCGCCTATGCCGCGGTCAAGGAGCTGGCCAAGCTGCCGCCCATGCTGCCCACCATCAAGCCCGCCGAACAGCGCACCATGCCGCGCATGCGCTTCTTCGCCACCGACTCGGTGGAGCGCTTCCGCCGCCAGGGCGAGATGTTCATGGGCCACTCCATCGGCAACGTCCGCCACGTGGATATCGGCGCCTAG
- the rph gene encoding ribonuclease PH has translation MVYRSDNRALEQMRPVNIEPDFISTAEGSCLIEVGNTRVICTASVDEAVPSWMRNSGKGWITAEYGMIPRSTLTRTPREAARGRTGGRTHEIQRLIGRSLRTVVDLAHLGERTIWIDCDVIQADGGTRTASITGAFVALGLALGKLVEAGTLTSAPIRDFVAATSVGIVDGEIMLDLSYEEDSRAEVDMNFVMTGGKKFVEMQATAEQKPF, from the coding sequence ATGGTCTACCGCTCCGACAACCGCGCCCTGGAGCAGATGCGGCCGGTGAACATCGAGCCCGACTTCATCTCCACCGCCGAGGGCTCGTGCCTGATCGAGGTCGGCAACACGCGGGTGATCTGCACCGCCTCGGTGGATGAAGCGGTGCCCTCCTGGATGCGCAACTCGGGCAAGGGCTGGATCACCGCCGAGTACGGCATGATCCCCCGCTCCACCCTGACCCGCACGCCCCGCGAAGCCGCCCGCGGACGCACCGGGGGACGCACCCACGAGATCCAGCGCCTGATCGGCCGCTCCCTGCGCACCGTGGTGGACCTCGCCCACCTGGGCGAGCGCACCATCTGGATCGACTGCGACGTCATCCAGGCCGACGGCGGCACCCGCACCGCCTCCATCACCGGGGCCTTCGTGGCCCTGGGGCTGGCGCTGGGCAAGCTGGTGGAAGCCGGCACCCTGACCTCCGCTCCCATCCGCGACTTCGTGGCCGCCACCAGCGTGGGCATCGTGGACGGCGAGATCATGCTCGACCTCAGCTATGAGGAGGACTCTCGCGCCGAGGTGGACATGAACTTCGTCATGACCGGCGGCAAGAAGTTCGTCGAGATGCAGGCCACCGCCGAGCAGAAGCCCTTCGA